The proteins below are encoded in one region of Brassica napus cultivar Da-Ae chromosome A6, Da-Ae, whole genome shotgun sequence:
- the LOC106435552 gene encoding probable F-box protein At4g22165, which translates to MAFSMKLQHKPNSYKVQRRGDKSKSWSELPQDLINSVLERLDFADSRRAESVCSSWYSAAKRCVAKKQIPWLILLPDEDDKINNHWCKLFNPGEKDKLYKIRDEDVEFANSYCLATYGNWLFMVDYWYNLYLLNIFTHERIDLPPVESQLGTTKLERTLKGWFCISNGHRKRNRKDIKIVSPVFWIDEHTKEYLVLWGFGEWCVAYSKKGDTFWNQIQIPVDYGCSHMVYKDQKLYYLLKDYIGSNGFIKIFDFSGEIPRETFQCGGVPGNISSLDPTGNSWRITNAKLVVTVTGDVLYVENWATLFTSLWSFRVYKVYSSGLFNKYEQVDSLGNEAMVFDLGITVLANDDIVGGFKRNSIYYKTTCRGKNTTQICLFNFETKEMEPLHKFDCSSQEQLARSLWFLPSFKQT; encoded by the coding sequence ATGGCATTCTCGATGAAGCTGCAGCATAAACCTAATTCTTACAAGGTACAGAGACGAGGAGATAAATCCAAATCCTGGTCCGAGCTTCCTCAAGATCTCATAAATTCAGTGTTGGAACGCCTTGACTTTGCTGATTCTCGACGAGCTGAATCCGTATGTTCGTCTTGGTACTCTGCTGCGAAACGATGTGTGGCGAAAAAGCAGATCCCTTGGCTGATTCTCTTGCCCGACGAAGACGACAAGATCAACAACCATTGGTGCAAGCTGTTCAATCCCGGGGAAAAGGACAAGCTTTACAAAATCCGAGATGAGGATGTTGAATTCGCAAACAGTTATTGCTTAGCAACATATGGTAATTGGCTCTTTATGGTCGATTATTGGTATAATCTCTACCTTTTGAATATATTTACCCATGAGAGGATTGATTTACCTCCGGTGGAGTCGCAACTAGGAACGACAAAGCTGGAGCGAACCTTAAAAGGTTGGTTTTGTATTTCGAATGGTCATCGCAAAAGGAATCGCAAAGATATTAAAATAGTATCACCTGTGTTTTGGATTGACGAACACACCAAAGAATACCTAGTTTTGTGGGGATTTGgcgaatggtgtgtagcttatTCCAAGAAAGGAGATACGTTCTggaatcagattcaaattcccGTAGATTATGGTTGTTCTCACATGGTTTACAAAGATCAAAAGCTTTACTACCTCCTAAAGGACTACATTGGTAGTAAtggttttatcaaaatattcgACTTCTCCGGAGAGATTCCGCGAGAGACCTTTCAGTGTGGTGGTGTTCCAGGCAACATCTCTTCACTTGATCCAACAGGAAATTCATGGAGGATTACCAATGCAAAACTTGTAGTCACAGTAACAGGAGATGTCCTCTATGTTGAAAACTGGGCAACACTTTTCACTTCACTCTGGTCCTTCCGCGTCTACAAGGTTTATTCATCAGGTTTGTTTAACAAGTATGAACAAGTTGATTCTTTGGGCAACGAGGCAATGGTTTTTGATCTAGGCATCACTGTGCTCGCTAATGATGACATTGTGGGTGGTTTTAAGAGAAATTCCATCTACTACAAGACTACTTGTCGTGGAAAGAACACTACTCAAATTTGTCTCTTCAATTTCGAGACAAAGGAGATGGAGCCGCTGCACAAGTTTGATTGTTCGTCCCAAGAACAACTCGCAAGATCTCTATGGTTCCTACCAAGTTTCAAGCAGACATAA